From one Lolium rigidum isolate FL_2022 chromosome 4, APGP_CSIRO_Lrig_0.1, whole genome shotgun sequence genomic stretch:
- the LOC124649713 gene encoding late embryogenesis abundant protein 19-like produces MASNQEQASYRVGEAKGHTQEKTGQVMDAAKDKAYEAKDRAAGLAGNASGQGQGATEAAKQKAGEAKDKTSETAQAAKDKAAGTAQAAKDRTTETAQAAKDKTVESKDQTGSFLGEKTELAKQKAAETAQYAKDSAVAGKDQTGSVLQQATETVKGAVVGAKDAVVNTLGMGGNNASNGAAKDTTSVTEKITGDH; encoded by the exons ATGGCATCCAACCAGGAGCAGGCGAGCTACCGCGTCGGCGAGGCCAAGGGCCACACCCAG GAGAAGACGGGGCAGGTGATGGACGCGGCCAAGGACAAGGCGTACGAGGCCAAGGACCGGGCGGCGGGCCTGGCGGGGAACGCGTCCGGCCAGGGGCAGGGCGCCACGGAGGCCGCCAAGCAGAAGGCCGGCGAGGCCAAGGACAAGACCTCCGAGACGGCGCAGGCGGCCAAGGACAAGGCTGCCGGGACGGCGCAGGCCGCCAAGGACAGGACGACGGAGACGGCACAGGCCGCCAAGGACAAGACCGTCGAGAGCAAGGACCAGACCGGCAGCTTCCTCGGCGAGAAGACGGAGCTGGCGAAGCAGAAGGCGGCCGAGACGGCGCAGTACGCCAAGGACTCCGCCGTGGCTGGCAAGGACCAGACCGGCAGCGTCCTCCAGCAGGCCACCGAGACGGTGAAGGGCGCGGTGGTGGGCGCCAAGGACGCGGTGGTGAACACGCTGGGGATGGGCGGCAACAACGCCAGCAACGGCGCCGCCAAGGACACCACCAGCGTCACCGAGAAGATCACTGGGGATCACTAG